One Microbacterium sp. W4I20 DNA window includes the following coding sequences:
- a CDS encoding pseudouridine synthase, with the protein MTDFPAQEGASSPDLPDGVRLQKVLAAAGVASRRVVENYITEGRIRVNGEVVTEQGRRIDPEHDLVDVDGTAIQLDVSKRYVMLNKPTGVVSSMKDENGRPDLRRFTADYEERLYNVGRLDAETSGLLILTNDGDLAHVLAHPSFGVTKVYIAKVEGTVTAQTIAKLTKGIELEDGPIAADKARLLDTSRGSSLVELTLHSGRNRIVRRMLAAVDHPVTELVRRQFGPLHLGTLPAGKTRELSKIELGALLTLSRSDSGVAEAPGEQQENE; encoded by the coding sequence ATGACTGATTTCCCGGCCCAGGAGGGCGCTTCCTCTCCCGACCTGCCCGACGGCGTGCGCCTGCAGAAGGTGCTGGCTGCGGCGGGCGTCGCTTCGCGGCGCGTCGTCGAGAACTACATCACCGAGGGACGTATCCGCGTCAACGGCGAGGTCGTCACCGAGCAGGGCCGGCGCATCGACCCCGAGCACGACTTGGTCGACGTCGACGGCACGGCCATCCAGCTCGACGTCTCCAAGCGCTACGTGATGCTCAACAAGCCCACCGGTGTCGTCAGCAGCATGAAGGACGAGAACGGCAGACCGGACCTCCGTCGCTTCACCGCGGACTACGAGGAGCGCCTGTACAACGTCGGCCGATTGGATGCCGAGACGAGCGGTCTGCTGATCCTCACGAACGACGGCGACCTGGCCCACGTGCTTGCCCACCCCTCTTTCGGGGTCACGAAGGTGTACATCGCCAAGGTCGAGGGAACGGTCACGGCGCAGACGATCGCGAAGCTCACGAAGGGGATCGAGCTCGAAGACGGCCCGATCGCCGCCGACAAGGCGCGCCTGCTGGACACCTCTCGTGGGTCGAGCCTGGTGGAGCTGACCCTGCACTCCGGGCGCAATCGAATCGTGCGACGGATGCTCGCGGCGGTCGATCACCCGGTCACGGAACTCGTGCGACGCCAGTTCGGTCCTCTCCACCTGGGAACCCTCCCGGCGGGGAAGACGCGGGAACTGAGTAAAATCGAACTCGGCGCGCTTTTGACCTTGTCGCGCAGTGATTCCGGTGTCGCCGAGGCGCCAGGCGAGCAGCAGGAGAACGAGTGA
- a CDS encoding prephenate dehydrogenase, with the protein MTDTTSAPTVRKAGAVAPRLSGTVRIVGAGLLGASVGHALRTKGIDVVLTDASPAQLRLAVDYGAGRLADDADAPTLIVVAVPPDVTADVIEAELARYPDAVVTDVASVKLEPFRTLQARGVDLTRYIGSHPLAGRERGGAISARADLFIGRPWVVCRDEDTKASDLALVEALALDVGAMPLEMTPEEHDRSVALTSHVPQVVASLLAARLAGAEEGALRLAGQGVRDTTRIAASAPELWVQILGANAGPVVEILDALAADLGEISDALREPGAPGARRVVAETIRQGNDGVERLPGKHGQNRRFESLVVMIDDTAGQLGRLFGELGELGVNVEDLRLEHSPGAQFGLAEISVEPAALHGAIAGLQERGWRIAGNTND; encoded by the coding sequence GTGACCGATACGACGAGTGCGCCCACGGTGCGGAAGGCCGGTGCTGTCGCGCCCCGCCTCTCCGGCACCGTCCGCATCGTCGGCGCCGGTCTGCTCGGTGCGAGCGTCGGGCATGCCCTCCGAACGAAGGGGATCGACGTCGTCCTCACCGACGCGTCGCCCGCACAGCTGCGCCTCGCCGTCGACTACGGCGCCGGCCGGCTCGCCGATGACGCGGATGCCCCGACGCTGATCGTCGTGGCTGTGCCGCCGGACGTCACGGCCGACGTCATCGAGGCCGAGCTCGCGCGCTACCCGGACGCCGTTGTCACGGATGTCGCCAGCGTCAAGCTCGAGCCTTTCCGAACCCTCCAGGCCCGCGGAGTCGACCTCACGCGCTACATCGGCTCGCATCCGCTGGCCGGCCGAGAGCGCGGCGGAGCGATCTCCGCCCGCGCCGATCTGTTCATCGGCCGCCCCTGGGTGGTCTGCCGCGACGAGGACACGAAGGCCTCCGACCTCGCGCTCGTCGAGGCGCTCGCGCTGGACGTCGGCGCGATGCCGCTGGAGATGACGCCGGAGGAGCACGACCGCTCGGTCGCCCTCACCTCGCACGTGCCGCAGGTCGTGGCCAGCCTGCTCGCTGCGCGGCTCGCCGGGGCTGAGGAGGGCGCTCTGCGCCTCGCTGGCCAGGGCGTGCGCGACACGACGCGCATCGCGGCATCCGCTCCCGAATTGTGGGTGCAGATCCTCGGTGCGAACGCCGGGCCGGTCGTCGAGATCCTCGACGCGCTTGCCGCCGACCTCGGAGAGATCTCCGACGCGCTGCGCGAGCCCGGAGCGCCGGGTGCGCGCCGCGTCGTCGCCGAGACGATCCGTCAGGGCAACGACGGTGTCGAGCGGCTTCCGGGCAAGCACGGGCAGAACCGGCGCTTCGAGTCCCTCGTGGTGATGATCGACGACACCGCCGGTCAGCTCGGGCGCCTCTTCGGAGAGCTCGGCGAACTCGGCGTGAACGTCGAAGATCTGCGGTTGGAGCACTCGCCGGGCGCACAGTTCGGTCTCGCCGAGATCAGCGTCGAGCCGGCGGCTCTGCACGGCGCGATCGCAGGACTTCAGGAACGCGGATGGCGGATTGCAGGGAACACGAATGACTGA
- the cmk gene encoding (d)CMP kinase, with protein MTDTSLSSTDATKFIAIDGPAGSGKSSVSKAVARRLGLGYLDTGSAYRALAWHVLDRGADTADADAVLAAASEFPVVLGLDPDDRTVRVGDLEVTDAIRDPRVSGAVSGVARVPAVRAQVNELFRALVSDAPYSAVVVEGRDITTVVAPDAPVRILLTAAPEVRAARRAGELAGENADAVAAALHKRDASDSAVVDFLNAADGVEVVDSTDLDFSQTIDAVLSVIEQHRGAHSG; from the coding sequence ATGACTGACACCTCCCTCTCGTCCACGGACGCCACCAAGTTCATCGCGATCGACGGTCCTGCCGGTTCCGGAAAGTCCAGCGTGTCGAAGGCTGTCGCCCGTCGGCTCGGCCTCGGCTACCTCGACACCGGTTCGGCGTACCGCGCCCTCGCGTGGCACGTGCTCGACCGTGGGGCCGACACGGCGGATGCCGATGCCGTGCTCGCCGCAGCATCCGAATTCCCCGTCGTGCTCGGACTCGATCCCGACGACCGCACCGTGCGCGTCGGCGACCTGGAGGTGACCGACGCGATCCGCGATCCGCGGGTCTCCGGAGCGGTGAGCGGTGTGGCCCGGGTGCCCGCCGTGCGTGCACAGGTGAACGAGCTGTTCCGCGCGCTCGTCTCCGATGCTCCGTACTCGGCCGTCGTCGTCGAAGGGCGCGACATCACGACCGTCGTGGCTCCCGATGCGCCGGTCCGCATCCTCTTGACCGCCGCGCCCGAGGTGCGCGCGGCACGTCGAGCCGGCGAACTCGCCGGTGAGAACGCGGATGCCGTCGCCGCGGCGTTGCACAAGCGTGACGCCTCCGACAGCGCCGTCGTCGACTTCCTCAACGCCGCAGACGGCGTCGAGGTCGTCGACTCGACGGACCTTGACTTTTCCCAGACCATCGACGCCGTTCTCTCGGTGATCGAGCAACACCGAGGAGCACACAGTGGCTGA
- the der gene encoding ribosome biogenesis GTPase Der — protein MDQIDEELAEQRAETLRAGLADYDLDDEDAALLAGITQGEDGILFTPALPVVAIVGRPNVGKSALVNRILGRREAVVEDTPGVTRDRVTYKAEWADRRFSLVDTGGWEPDARGIDRSVAMQAEVAIDLADMVLFVVDAMVGATSTDEHVVKLLRKSGKPVFLVANKIDDTRQEPEAAALWNLGLGEPYPVSAIHGRGVADLLDAVLKKLPEVSAVAKQEFGGPRRVAILGRPNVGKSSLLNKAAGEERVVVNELAGTTRDPVDEVVELGGKMWRLVDTAGIRRRVHMAQGADFYASLRTSAALEKAEVAVVVLDVSETISEQDVRIIDLVLESGRSLVLAFNKWDRLNDDDLENQDRRRYLEREIEQDLAHVAWAPRVNISAKTGRHLDKLVPALETALENWDRRIPTGKFNAFLAELVAEHPHPLRGGKQPRILFGTQASTRPPTFVLFTTGFLDPGYRRFIQRRLRELYSFEGTPIVVNMRVREKRQR, from the coding sequence ATGGACCAGATCGACGAGGAGCTCGCCGAGCAGCGCGCGGAGACGCTGCGCGCCGGCCTCGCCGACTACGACCTGGACGATGAGGATGCAGCGCTGCTCGCCGGTATCACGCAGGGCGAGGACGGCATCCTGTTCACCCCGGCGCTGCCGGTGGTGGCGATCGTCGGACGGCCGAACGTGGGCAAGTCCGCGCTCGTCAACCGCATCCTCGGCCGCCGCGAGGCTGTCGTGGAGGACACCCCCGGTGTGACCCGCGACCGCGTGACGTACAAGGCCGAGTGGGCCGACCGCCGCTTCTCGCTGGTGGACACCGGCGGCTGGGAGCCCGACGCCCGCGGCATCGACCGCTCGGTCGCCATGCAGGCGGAGGTCGCGATCGACCTGGCCGACATGGTCCTCTTCGTGGTCGACGCGATGGTCGGCGCCACGTCGACAGACGAGCACGTCGTGAAGCTGCTCCGCAAGAGCGGCAAGCCCGTCTTCCTCGTCGCGAACAAGATCGATGACACGCGTCAGGAGCCGGAAGCGGCGGCGCTGTGGAACCTGGGTCTCGGCGAGCCGTACCCCGTCTCGGCCATCCACGGCCGCGGTGTCGCGGATCTGCTGGACGCGGTCCTGAAGAAGTTGCCGGAGGTCTCGGCCGTCGCGAAGCAGGAGTTCGGCGGACCGCGCCGGGTCGCGATCCTCGGCCGTCCGAACGTCGGCAAGTCGTCGCTGCTGAACAAGGCGGCGGGCGAAGAGCGCGTTGTCGTGAACGAGCTCGCCGGTACGACCCGCGACCCGGTGGACGAGGTGGTGGAGCTCGGCGGGAAGATGTGGCGCCTGGTCGACACCGCCGGCATCCGTCGTCGCGTGCACATGGCGCAGGGGGCGGACTTCTACGCGTCGCTCCGTACCTCTGCCGCGCTGGAGAAGGCGGAGGTCGCTGTCGTCGTGCTCGACGTGTCGGAGACGATCAGCGAGCAGGACGTGCGGATCATCGACCTCGTGCTGGAGTCGGGCCGGTCGCTCGTGCTCGCGTTCAACAAGTGGGATCGCCTGAACGACGACGACCTGGAGAACCAGGACCGACGCCGCTACCTCGAGCGTGAGATCGAACAGGACCTCGCGCACGTGGCGTGGGCGCCGCGCGTGAACATCTCGGCGAAGACCGGTCGTCACCTCGACAAGCTGGTTCCGGCGCTGGAGACGGCGCTCGAGAACTGGGATCGCCGTATCCCGACGGGCAAGTTCAACGCGTTCCTCGCCGAGCTCGTGGCCGAGCACCCGCACCCGCTGCGCGGTGGCAAGCAGCCGCGCATCCTGTTCGGCACGCAGGCGTCGACGCGTCCGCCGACGTTCGTGCTGTTCACGACCGGATTCCTCGACCCCGGCTACCGCCGCTTCATTCAGCGTCGTCTGCGGGAGCTGTACTCGTTCGAGGGAACGCCGATCGTCGTGAATATGCGCGTGCGTGAGAAGCGCCAGCGCTGA
- a CDS encoding NUDIX domain-containing protein translates to MTVVPPAAGEPRRPEGPRNPGDAWVVAESGEKYWGRFGAAGLLAFDPARGILLQHRVSWSHFGGTWGLPGGALHEGETAIVGAIREAQEEAGVPDGAVRARFISVLDLGIWAYTTVVADVVRPFDPVISDPESVALGWVPVDEVAALPLHPGFGAAWPALRAQLEVFPAVVVDAANVVGSVPDGWWKDRAGAASRLRGRLEGLAVPGTDLGVDGDLWFPEVSMVVEGQARGLNTGGDSASVSVIKADAAGDDAIVTEVERQVAAGRTVVAVTSDRALRERVERAGAARVQSAGWLVDLLARAERASG, encoded by the coding sequence GTGACTGTCGTACCTCCTGCTGCCGGTGAGCCGCGTCGCCCCGAGGGTCCGCGGAACCCGGGCGATGCCTGGGTGGTCGCCGAGTCGGGGGAGAAGTACTGGGGGCGTTTCGGCGCCGCGGGACTTCTCGCCTTCGACCCCGCGCGCGGCATCCTGCTGCAGCATCGCGTGTCATGGAGTCACTTCGGTGGCACGTGGGGGCTGCCGGGCGGCGCTCTGCACGAGGGCGAGACGGCGATCGTCGGTGCGATCCGCGAGGCGCAGGAAGAAGCGGGCGTGCCCGATGGCGCGGTGCGCGCGCGGTTCATCAGCGTGCTCGATCTCGGGATCTGGGCGTACACGACAGTGGTCGCCGATGTGGTCAGACCGTTCGACCCGGTGATCAGCGACCCGGAGAGCGTTGCGCTCGGATGGGTGCCGGTCGACGAGGTCGCGGCACTTCCGCTGCACCCCGGGTTCGGGGCGGCGTGGCCGGCGCTGCGCGCGCAGCTCGAGGTGTTCCCGGCTGTCGTGGTCGATGCGGCGAATGTGGTCGGCTCGGTGCCGGACGGGTGGTGGAAAGATCGTGCCGGAGCAGCCTCTCGACTACGCGGGCGTCTCGAGGGTCTTGCTGTGCCGGGGACGGATCTGGGCGTCGACGGGGACCTGTGGTTCCCCGAGGTGTCGATGGTGGTCGAGGGCCAGGCGCGAGGTCTCAATACAGGCGGCGATTCGGCTTCCGTGTCGGTGATCAAGGCGGATGCTGCCGGCGATGACGCGATCGTGACCGAGGTCGAGCGTCAGGTTGCGGCCGGACGGACGGTCGTGGCGGTGACGAGCGATCGGGCGCTGCGCGAGCGTGTCGAGCGTGCAGGTGCTGCGCGTGTGCAGTCGGCGGGGTGGCTCGTCGATCTGCTGGCCCGGGCCGAACGCGCGAGCGGCTGA
- a CDS encoding HNH endonuclease signature motif containing protein, whose translation MDKPTDLSLDLEERRRVLDSWVEARRRIAVLEAEATELLVRQIAIHDSDVAESPYHRDAIYRSMVAEFSAAGRMPKGSIEYAFSDARSLSTELPSVRAAFAKGGISAAHMREIARASAIVSEAIRNKKADAAVMGLYETAVLLFAERETAARTSAHAKQVAAALVGETVTDRHRRAADERCVKVRSVDDGLAILTAVLPEWMANAIADRLDQMARQVIDTRDDREPVLDPWTADESGDSLFPEDFALDDPAFADPAFDPYAFDPYADAIFGDGTFTTDPDVIHIPADTRTKDQVKADIFADLLLAADPSAVHGDGLDNIQGRIQVTVAASTLAGADERPAELDGHGPLHPDIARDLAGRNTGWSRLFLNGTGMITHTDTYTPTEGMRRFLRARDQHCRFPGCRMPVHRCDIDHTHDHAKGGRTRLDNLSHLCRSHHTLKHPDIPEPYRWTAQQRQDGTITWHSPLGRTYTDQPPRRVMFA comes from the coding sequence ATGGACAAGCCGACCGATCTCTCCCTCGATCTTGAGGAGCGTCGCCGTGTGCTCGACTCGTGGGTGGAGGCGAGGCGGCGGATCGCGGTGCTCGAGGCGGAGGCGACGGAGCTCCTGGTGCGACAGATCGCGATCCATGATTCCGACGTCGCTGAGAGTCCGTATCACCGCGATGCGATCTATCGGTCGATGGTCGCGGAGTTCTCTGCGGCGGGTCGTATGCCGAAGGGGTCGATCGAGTATGCGTTCTCGGATGCGCGTTCGTTGAGCACGGAGTTGCCGTCGGTGCGGGCGGCGTTCGCGAAAGGCGGGATCAGTGCCGCGCATATGCGGGAGATCGCCCGCGCCAGTGCGATCGTGTCCGAAGCGATCCGTAACAAGAAGGCGGATGCTGCGGTGATGGGTCTCTACGAGACCGCGGTACTGCTCTTCGCGGAGCGGGAGACCGCGGCCCGCACGAGCGCGCACGCGAAGCAGGTCGCCGCGGCCCTGGTGGGTGAGACGGTCACCGACCGGCACCGCCGCGCGGCGGACGAGCGGTGCGTGAAGGTGCGGTCGGTGGATGACGGTCTCGCGATCCTGACCGCGGTGCTGCCCGAGTGGATGGCGAACGCGATCGCCGACCGGCTCGATCAGATGGCACGCCAGGTCATCGACACCCGCGACGACCGCGAGCCCGTCCTCGACCCGTGGACGGCCGACGAGTCCGGCGACTCCCTGTTCCCCGAAGACTTCGCCCTCGACGACCCGGCGTTCGCCGACCCCGCCTTCGACCCCTACGCGTTCGACCCCTATGCCGACGCGATCTTCGGCGACGGAACGTTCACGACCGACCCCGATGTGATCCACATCCCCGCAGACACCCGCACGAAGGATCAGGTGAAGGCCGATATCTTCGCCGACCTGCTCCTCGCCGCCGACCCGAGCGCGGTCCACGGCGACGGCCTCGACAACATCCAGGGACGCATCCAGGTCACCGTCGCAGCGTCCACCCTCGCCGGCGCGGATGAGCGCCCCGCGGAGCTCGACGGCCACGGCCCCCTCCACCCCGACATCGCCCGCGACCTCGCCGGACGAAACACCGGCTGGAGCCGCCTGTTCCTCAACGGCACCGGCATGATCACCCACACCGACACCTACACGCCGACCGAGGGGATGCGCCGGTTCCTCCGCGCCCGCGACCAGCACTGCCGCTTCCCCGGCTGCCGCATGCCCGTCCACCGGTGCGACATCGACCACACCCATGATCACGCGAAAGGCGGCAGAACCCGGCTCGACAACCTCAGCCACCTCTGCCGCTCCCACCACACCCTGAAACACCCCGACATCCCCGAACCGTACCGGTGGACGGCACAACAACGACAAGACGGCACCATCACCTGGCACAGCCCCCTGGGCCGCACCTACACCGACCAGCCACCACGGCGAGTGATGTTCGCCTGA
- a CDS encoding RNA-binding S4 domain-containing protein has protein sequence MPDAARVDSWLWAVRAFKTRSAATTACRAGHVRVNGDKVKAAQSIKVGDEIRIRISGFDRILGVRQILVKRVGAPVAALAFEDRTPAREPQAALGLRDRGAGRPTKRERRDIDKLRGRVEFPPD, from the coding sequence ATGCCGGATGCTGCACGTGTCGACAGCTGGCTGTGGGCGGTTCGCGCGTTCAAGACGCGCTCGGCGGCAACGACCGCATGCCGTGCGGGGCATGTACGAGTCAACGGCGACAAGGTGAAGGCCGCCCAGTCGATCAAGGTCGGCGACGAAATCAGGATCCGGATCTCCGGCTTCGACCGGATTCTGGGCGTGCGGCAGATCCTGGTGAAGCGCGTCGGAGCCCCGGTCGCCGCGCTCGCATTCGAGGATCGGACGCCGGCTCGCGAGCCTCAGGCAGCTCTCGGGCTTCGCGATCGCGGCGCAGGACGACCCACCAAACGGGAGCGCCGCGACATCGACAAGCTCCGCGGACGGGTCGAGTTTCCCCCCGACTAG
- a CDS encoding lysoplasmalogenase, whose product MQRRALPPTIVWAFLPYIAVSALHVILLGVDSPVAGTTKLLLMPLLAIPVVISARRFRPPFATVLLVTALLFSWLGDGVGAFFPAAPELPLMLLFFGIAHLAYIALFVRFLPRRRMPWWALMYAAWWVAMLAVLGPHTGGLLIAVAIYGLVLGGTAAFSARCHRVIAVGGAFFLASDTLLAFRLFLPDSLPPWSNPAIMLAYTIGQGLIVAGALISLRKRTT is encoded by the coding sequence ATGCAGCGCCGCGCACTTCCCCCGACGATCGTGTGGGCCTTTCTGCCCTACATCGCGGTGTCCGCGCTCCATGTCATCCTGCTCGGGGTGGACAGCCCTGTCGCCGGCACGACCAAGCTGCTGCTGATGCCGCTCCTCGCCATCCCCGTGGTGATTTCGGCTCGTCGGTTTCGCCCGCCGTTCGCGACCGTGTTGCTCGTGACCGCACTCTTGTTCTCCTGGCTCGGAGACGGCGTCGGCGCCTTCTTCCCCGCAGCCCCGGAACTCCCCCTCATGCTTCTCTTCTTCGGCATCGCACATCTGGCATATATCGCTTTGTTCGTGCGATTCCTCCCTCGCCGACGGATGCCGTGGTGGGCACTCATGTATGCGGCGTGGTGGGTGGCGATGCTCGCGGTACTCGGCCCGCACACCGGTGGACTGCTCATCGCGGTCGCCATCTACGGGCTCGTTCTCGGGGGAACGGCAGCGTTCTCGGCGCGGTGCCACCGGGTCATCGCCGTCGGCGGGGCGTTTTTCCTGGCCAGCGACACGCTCCTCGCATTTCGACTGTTCCTCCCCGACTCCCTCCCCCCGTGGAGCAACCCGGCGATCATGCTCGCCTATACGATCGGTCAGGGCCTGATCGTCGCGGGTGCCCTGATCTCTCTGAGGAAGAGGACCACCTGA
- a CDS encoding GNAT family N-acetyltransferase: MPTITTEVATTARWDDVQHALTGGGDGASCQCIWPLLRNKDWNETTTPQRTEMLRSEIDEGPPPGIIAYVDGEAAGWIRIGPRTRQARLAHTRMITAATEEPFDDESVWAVTCFVVRREHRGKGLNGELLRAAVDYARKSGARLIEGYAVDTAGKKQHANDLYHGMVSMFLSAGFAKAAELKPGRILVTMELNP; this comes from the coding sequence ATGCCGACGATCACGACCGAGGTGGCGACGACCGCCCGTTGGGACGATGTTCAGCACGCACTCACGGGCGGCGGCGACGGAGCCAGCTGTCAGTGCATCTGGCCCCTCCTGCGCAACAAGGACTGGAACGAGACGACCACTCCGCAGCGCACCGAGATGCTGCGGTCCGAGATCGACGAGGGACCTCCGCCCGGGATCATCGCCTACGTCGACGGTGAGGCAGCGGGCTGGATCCGGATCGGTCCCCGCACCAGGCAGGCACGGCTCGCGCACACGCGCATGATCACGGCCGCGACGGAGGAGCCTTTCGACGACGAATCGGTCTGGGCGGTGACGTGCTTCGTCGTGCGTCGCGAGCACCGCGGGAAGGGACTCAACGGCGAGCTGCTGCGCGCTGCGGTCGACTATGCCCGGAAGTCCGGAGCGCGACTGATCGAGGGTTATGCCGTCGATACGGCCGGCAAGAAGCAGCACGCCAACGACCTGTATCACGGCATGGTCAGCATGTTCCTCTCCGCGGGGTTCGCGAAAGCTGCCGAACTCAAGCCGGGCCGCATCCTCGTCACAATGGAGCTGAACCCGTGA
- a CDS encoding TetR/AcrR family transcriptional regulator, whose protein sequence is MTSSTSSQTAPPRTRKLPEERREEILAGAAAIAIEEGLERITLRAVAARLGVRPGLITHYFPVAEDLVVAAFARAAVLEREQFFAKGGTPLQRLARFVGHVERGRSLPLARLWLNARHLSRFSPTLDAELQVQDALDREQLTAILEDGIASGDFPGADAEAACIRILIALDGGGSYVNSSVAIEHPAHTRVVADVAEWALGLAAGRLREAIDAG, encoded by the coding sequence GTGACGTCAAGCACTTCTTCTCAGACAGCTCCGCCGCGTACTCGGAAACTGCCCGAGGAGCGGCGGGAGGAGATCCTCGCCGGCGCCGCCGCGATCGCCATCGAAGAGGGCCTCGAGCGCATCACGCTGCGGGCTGTCGCTGCTCGGCTCGGCGTTCGTCCCGGGCTGATCACCCACTATTTCCCCGTGGCGGAGGACCTCGTGGTCGCGGCGTTCGCGCGCGCCGCCGTGCTCGAACGGGAGCAGTTCTTCGCGAAGGGCGGCACTCCCCTGCAGCGCCTGGCCCGGTTCGTCGGACACGTCGAGCGCGGCCGCTCGCTGCCGCTGGCGCGACTCTGGCTGAACGCCCGGCACCTGTCGCGCTTCAGCCCGACGCTCGACGCCGAACTGCAGGTGCAGGACGCCCTGGACCGCGAGCAGCTCACTGCGATCCTCGAGGACGGCATAGCCTCCGGCGACTTCCCCGGAGCGGATGCCGAGGCCGCCTGCATCCGCATCCTCATCGCGCTCGACGGCGGCGGGTCGTACGTGAACTCGTCGGTCGCGATCGAGCATCCAGCTCACACGCGCGTGGTCGCGGATGTGGCCGAGTGGGCGCTGGGGTTGGCGGCGGGGAGGCTGCGGGAGGCGATTGACGCGGGGTGA
- a CDS encoding cytosine permease, whose translation MTQHPTVDAESLDAATRPETRGIELIDDAERHGRARDLFLIWAAPSVSILNLTIGASLILLGLEIWQAIATIIAASLLWVLPGIIAGSGPASGTSGSVVTRAMYGVLGNRLFVAVVGWFIGAVFLSLTWLASSFLGADLLRRAGINDPIWVPIGVTIVVAAVTIIVAIFGHGLILRAYPYMAAALFVIFLAVAGFILPTVDWQYAAPEPLTGPALWSAISIGFTILASTPLSFMNSPDIARYLPRDTKPSHITAATALGGALPFIVFTIVGVLLATGLSAAAFDSGIDVALLDLLPAWLGPVLVVGVVINTIALNAMTTYTSSMALQAIGFRLRRIPAAIIVGIVGTALTIYLVLSSSLLEAANLMLQFLVIVSGPAMAIFVVDVILRRYDYDGVDLFHDRPGGRYWYSAGWSIPGITALLAGGIATALCLSTSVWSGPIAELTGFIDLSVPVGMLVAAALYLGLLRTPLGKDGRP comes from the coding sequence ATGACCCAGCATCCGACCGTCGACGCGGAATCGCTCGACGCCGCGACGCGTCCCGAGACCCGCGGCATCGAGCTGATCGACGATGCGGAACGCCACGGCCGAGCTCGCGACCTCTTCCTGATCTGGGCGGCCCCCAGCGTCAGCATCCTCAATCTCACGATCGGGGCCTCGCTGATCCTCCTCGGTCTCGAGATCTGGCAGGCGATCGCGACGATCATCGCCGCCTCGCTGCTGTGGGTGCTCCCGGGCATCATCGCGGGGAGCGGACCGGCCTCGGGCACCTCCGGCTCGGTCGTGACGCGGGCGATGTACGGCGTGCTCGGCAACCGGCTGTTCGTCGCCGTCGTCGGCTGGTTCATCGGCGCCGTGTTCCTCTCGCTGACCTGGCTCGCGTCGTCGTTCCTCGGCGCTGATCTGCTGCGGCGGGCGGGCATCAACGACCCGATCTGGGTGCCGATCGGCGTCACGATCGTCGTGGCGGCCGTCACGATCATCGTCGCCATCTTCGGCCACGGACTCATTTTGCGCGCATACCCGTACATGGCCGCCGCGCTCTTCGTGATCTTCCTGGCGGTGGCCGGATTCATCCTGCCGACCGTCGACTGGCAGTACGCGGCACCGGAGCCGCTGACCGGCCCCGCCCTGTGGTCCGCGATCTCGATCGGCTTCACGATCCTCGCCTCGACACCCCTGTCGTTCATGAACAGCCCCGACATCGCCCGCTACCTCCCGCGCGACACCAAGCCCTCGCACATCACCGCCGCGACGGCCCTCGGCGGCGCCCTGCCGTTCATCGTGTTCACCATCGTCGGCGTGCTGCTCGCGACCGGTCTGAGCGCCGCGGCGTTCGACTCCGGCATCGACGTGGCCCTGCTCGACCTGCTGCCCGCCTGGCTCGGCCCCGTGCTCGTGGTCGGCGTCGTCATCAACACGATCGCCCTGAACGCGATGACCACCTACACGTCGAGCATGGCTTTACAGGCCATCGGATTCCGCCTGCGCCGCATCCCCGCCGCGATCATCGTCGGCATCGTGGGCACCGCGCTGACGATCTACCTGGTGCTCTCGTCGAGCCTGCTCGAAGCCGCGAATCTCATGCTGCAGTTCCTCGTCATCGTGTCGGGGCCGGCGATGGCGATCTTCGTCGTCGACGTCATCCTGCGCCGCTACGACTATGACGGCGTCGACCTCTTCCACGATCGCCCCGGCGGACGGTACTGGTACTCCGCAGGCTGGAGCATCCCCGGCATCACCGCGCTGCTGGCCGGCGGAATCGCCACCGCACTCTGCCTGTCGACGAGCGTCTGGTCGGGCCCGATCGCCGAGCTGACCGGCTTCATCGACCTCTCCGTGCCGGTCGGTATGCTCGTCGCCGCGGCGCTCTACCTCGGCCTCTTGCGCACACCCCTCGGAAAGGACGGTCGACCGTGA